In a genomic window of Halostella litorea:
- a CDS encoding aminotransferase class V-fold PLP-dependent enzyme, whose translation MTPEDLRAAIPATDDAVYLNTGASGPSPRSVTEATKGAVDEHERSHADSDPYEYAFGAYEETREAVAGFVGAAPEEIALTNSTADGISRVAAAMDWEPGDVVVRTDLEHPAGILPWRHLAETHGVEVRTVACEGGRLPLDAVKEATRDAKLFAFSALSWNYGTRLPVAEAVDIARDNGARTLVDAVQVPGHVPVDYGEWGADFVAAAGHKWLLGPWGAGFLYVRDGAAAALDPAAVGYRGVVEPNADEGYEFHPGARRFEVGTVSPAPYAGLREAIDVMASVGPDAVRDRIEGLTERLKSGIDDERLLSPREFESGLVTLSDDDPAGTVERLRDEGIVVRSIPDPASLRVSLHAFNTADDVDAFLDAFEA comes from the coding sequence ATGACTCCCGAAGACCTCCGCGCGGCGATCCCCGCGACGGACGACGCCGTCTACCTCAACACCGGCGCGTCCGGGCCGAGCCCGCGGTCCGTCACCGAGGCGACGAAAGGTGCGGTCGACGAACACGAGCGCTCCCACGCCGACAGCGACCCCTACGAGTACGCCTTCGGCGCGTACGAGGAGACCCGCGAGGCCGTCGCCGGCTTCGTCGGCGCGGCCCCCGAGGAGATAGCGCTCACGAACAGCACGGCCGACGGCATCAGCCGGGTGGCCGCGGCGATGGACTGGGAGCCGGGCGACGTCGTGGTGCGGACCGACCTGGAGCACCCCGCGGGGATCCTCCCCTGGCGACACCTCGCAGAGACTCACGGGGTCGAGGTCCGGACCGTGGCCTGCGAGGGCGGCCGCCTGCCGCTTGACGCGGTCAAGGAGGCGACCCGCGACGCGAAACTGTTCGCCTTCAGCGCGCTGTCGTGGAACTACGGTACCCGCCTCCCGGTCGCCGAGGCCGTGGATATCGCCCGCGACAACGGCGCTCGCACCCTCGTCGACGCCGTGCAGGTGCCGGGCCACGTCCCCGTCGACTACGGGGAGTGGGGCGCGGACTTTGTCGCCGCCGCCGGCCACAAGTGGCTGCTCGGCCCGTGGGGCGCCGGCTTCCTCTACGTCCGCGACGGAGCTGCGGCGGCGCTCGACCCCGCCGCCGTCGGCTACCGCGGCGTCGTGGAGCCGAACGCCGACGAGGGGTACGAGTTCCACCCCGGCGCGCGCCGGTTCGAGGTCGGTACCGTCTCGCCCGCGCCGTACGCGGGGCTGCGGGAGGCAATCGACGTGATGGCGTCGGTCGGCCCCGACGCTGTCCGGGACCGCATCGAGGGCCTCACCGAGCGGCTGAAATCCGGGATCGACGACGAGCGCCTGCTGTCGCCCCGCGAGTTCGAGTCCGGCCTCGTGACGCTCTCCGACGACGACCCCGCGGGGACCGTCGAGCGGTTGCGCGACGAGGGCATCGTGGTGCGGTCGATCCCCGACCCCGCGTCGCTGCGGGTGTCCCTGCACGCGTTCAACACCGCCGACGACGTGGACGCCTTCCTCGACGCGTTCGAGGCGTAG
- a CDS encoding class I SAM-dependent methyltransferase encodes MGFHTYDPDRADRLEDAASRYRYCSAEELLGALADAGEVVDVGSGTGFYTDSVAAHADRVHAVDVQAAMHDRYREKGVPDNVDLVTAEAADLPLPDGAADAVVSTMTYHEFHGEAALAELRRVLRPGGRLVAVDWSADGPGESGPPVDERYGPADVRAHLTEAGFDPDRIDERPETWLAVATVPDA; translated from the coding sequence ATGGGCTTTCACACGTACGACCCGGATCGGGCCGACCGGCTGGAGGACGCCGCGTCGCGCTACCGCTACTGCTCGGCGGAGGAACTGCTCGGCGCGCTCGCCGACGCGGGCGAGGTGGTGGACGTCGGCAGCGGCACGGGGTTTTACACCGACAGCGTGGCCGCACACGCCGACCGCGTCCACGCGGTCGACGTGCAGGCCGCGATGCACGACCGCTACCGCGAGAAGGGCGTCCCGGACAACGTGGACCTGGTCACCGCCGAGGCGGCCGACCTGCCGCTGCCCGACGGCGCGGCCGACGCCGTCGTCTCCACGATGACGTACCACGAGTTCCACGGCGAGGCGGCGCTGGCGGAACTCCGGCGCGTGCTCCGGCCCGGCGGCCGCCTCGTCGCCGTCGACTGGTCCGCCGACGGCCCGGGCGAGTCGGGACCGCCCGTCGACGAGCGCTACGGCCCCGCCGACGTGCGGGCGCACCTGACCGAGGCGGGGTTCGACCCCGACCGCATCGACGAGCGTCCGGAGACGTGGCTGGCCGTGGCGACCGTCCCCGACGCGTAG
- a CDS encoding MATE family efflux transporter, producing MSSPGEDRAVDVVDGDLLKPLIVLSLPIVLTNLLQVGYNLADTFWVGRLGQAAVSAISYSWAIVFLVIALAAGFTVAGTVLVAQNKGAGNVDRISAVAGQTTSFVILVSAALSVVGYLIAPFLLQLVGATPGTQEYALSLAYTRTMFLGLPFVFAFFIFQALLQGWGDTRTPLYLMAFGVFLNVVADPFFILGFQDNVLFAWLGWESLESSLYAATGFTGFGVRGAALATIITRGIGAAIGVALLLSGRVGITLSPSDFVPRAETVRKILRIGAPASVERSMIAVSTSVVTALVAVAGADAVAAYGIGTRVTSMVVLPALGLARGVETVVGQNLGANQPERAERGVYAAAVIIVVSLLALSAGVYVAAPTIIGTFITGDSAAAVVDIGTDYLRIVGASFVFLGVFYVVQGGFRGSGSTRLAMVFAFLGFIVLRASIAYALVGPLDMGATGVWYGVAAANALMAAAAGLYFLRGTWADDVVDPTGPGPVPGDD from the coding sequence ATGAGTAGCCCGGGCGAGGACCGGGCGGTCGATGTGGTCGACGGCGACCTGCTCAAGCCGCTCATCGTCCTCTCGCTGCCCATCGTCCTCACGAATTTGCTGCAGGTCGGCTACAACCTCGCGGACACGTTCTGGGTCGGCCGCCTCGGCCAGGCGGCGGTCAGCGCCATCTCCTACTCGTGGGCCATCGTCTTCCTCGTCATCGCGCTCGCCGCCGGCTTCACCGTCGCGGGCACGGTGCTGGTCGCCCAGAACAAGGGGGCCGGCAACGTCGACCGCATCAGCGCGGTCGCGGGCCAGACCACCTCGTTCGTGATCCTCGTCTCCGCGGCCCTCTCGGTCGTCGGCTACCTGATCGCGCCGTTCCTCCTCCAGCTCGTCGGCGCGACGCCGGGCACCCAGGAGTACGCGCTGTCGCTGGCGTACACCCGGACGATGTTCCTCGGCCTGCCGTTCGTGTTCGCGTTCTTCATCTTCCAGGCGCTGCTCCAGGGGTGGGGCGACACCCGGACGCCGCTGTACCTGATGGCGTTCGGCGTGTTCCTGAACGTCGTCGCGGACCCCTTTTTCATCCTCGGGTTCCAGGACAACGTGCTGTTCGCGTGGCTCGGCTGGGAGTCCCTGGAGTCGTCGCTGTACGCGGCGACTGGCTTCACCGGGTTCGGCGTCCGCGGCGCGGCGCTGGCGACGATCATCACCCGCGGCATCGGAGCGGCCATCGGCGTCGCCCTGCTGCTCTCCGGGCGGGTCGGGATCACCCTCTCGCCGTCGGACTTCGTCCCGCGGGCGGAGACGGTCCGGAAGATCCTCCGCATCGGCGCGCCGGCCAGCGTCGAGCGGAGCATGATCGCGGTCAGCACGAGCGTCGTCACGGCGCTGGTCGCGGTCGCCGGGGCCGACGCCGTCGCCGCCTACGGGATCGGCACCCGCGTCACGTCGATGGTCGTCCTGCCGGCGCTCGGGTTGGCCCGCGGCGTCGAGACGGTCGTCGGGCAGAATCTCGGGGCGAACCAGCCCGAGCGCGCCGAGCGAGGCGTGTACGCCGCCGCGGTGATCATCGTCGTCAGCCTGCTCGCGCTCTCGGCCGGGGTGTACGTCGCCGCGCCGACGATCATCGGCACGTTCATCACCGGCGACAGCGCCGCGGCGGTGGTCGACATCGGCACGGACTACCTCCGGATCGTCGGCGCCTCGTTCGTGTTCCTCGGCGTGTTCTACGTCGTGCAGGGCGGCTTCCGCGGGAGCGGGAGCACCCGCCTCGCGATGGTGTTCGCCTTCCTCGGGTTCATCGTCCTCCGTGCCTCCATCGCCTACGCGCTGGTCGGTCCCCTCGACATGGGCGCGACCGGCGTCTGGTACGGCGTCGCCGCCGCGAACGCGCTGATGGCCGCCGCGGCCGGCCTCTACTTCCTCCGTGGCACCTGGGCCGACGACGTCGTCGACCCGACCGGCCCGGGGCCCGTTCCGGGCGACGACTGA
- a CDS encoding TetR/AcrR family transcriptional regulator: MTAADLFDDDPPDTRAAIMRATYEALREHGYAGLTVQRIADEFPKSKSLLYHHYDGKDDLLRDLLGYVLDHHRETVPAGDEESAPETRLRDLIDYVLTADPDPERAAFRAAMVELRGQAAHDREYRDHFTESDRFFQDRIAAVVGAGVDSGAFRDVDPDRVAAHVQTTFEGALVRSATADSAAAIDAVRADLHRYVDGCLLAEGAHE; the protein is encoded by the coding sequence ATGACGGCGGCCGACCTCTTCGACGACGACCCCCCCGACACCCGCGCGGCCATCATGCGGGCGACCTACGAGGCCCTGCGCGAACACGGCTACGCGGGGCTGACGGTCCAGCGCATCGCCGACGAGTTCCCCAAGAGCAAGTCGCTCCTCTACCACCACTACGACGGGAAGGACGACCTGCTCCGGGACCTCTTGGGCTACGTGCTCGACCACCACCGCGAGACGGTCCCGGCCGGCGACGAGGAGTCGGCCCCCGAGACGCGGCTCCGCGACCTGATCGACTACGTCCTCACCGCGGACCCCGACCCCGAGCGCGCGGCGTTCCGCGCGGCGATGGTGGAACTCCGTGGACAGGCCGCCCACGACCGGGAGTACCGCGACCACTTCACCGAGAGCGACCGCTTCTTCCAGGACCGGATCGCGGCGGTCGTCGGGGCCGGCGTCGACAGCGGGGCGTTCCGCGACGTGGACCCGGACCGGGTGGCCGCGCACGTCCAGACGACGTTCGAGGGCGCGCTCGTCCGGAGCGCCACCGCGGACTCGGCGGCCGCTATCGACGCCGTCCGCGCGGACCTCCACCGCTACGTCGACGGCTGTCTGCTCGCGGAGGGTGCGCATGAGTAG
- a CDS encoding YIP1 family protein — protein sequence MTQWIENPTGGRARGPAALVRAWFEVLTRPTRFFRSAVAPGDQAPGLVFAVAVVLLEEFVRFALVADAYPVLADQRLLSGVLWLGVAVLLVAPAALHLTAALQTVILVPLVDDRAGVSETVQTIAYSAAPCVVAGVPVPEVSVLCGAYGAVLLALGTATVHGTTGKRAALVSAVPAAVVFGYGFRAFAAAETLLRQWYII from the coding sequence ATGACCCAGTGGATCGAGAACCCGACGGGCGGGCGGGCCCGCGGCCCGGCGGCGCTCGTGCGGGCGTGGTTCGAAGTGCTGACGCGCCCGACCCGCTTTTTCCGCTCGGCGGTCGCGCCCGGCGACCAGGCCCCGGGGCTCGTGTTCGCGGTCGCGGTCGTGCTCCTCGAGGAGTTCGTCCGCTTCGCACTGGTCGCGGACGCTTACCCCGTCCTCGCCGACCAGCGCCTGCTGTCCGGCGTGCTGTGGCTCGGGGTCGCGGTCCTGCTCGTCGCGCCGGCCGCGTTGCACCTGACGGCGGCGCTCCAGACGGTCATCCTCGTCCCGCTCGTCGACGACCGCGCGGGGGTCAGCGAGACGGTCCAGACGATCGCCTACAGCGCCGCCCCCTGCGTCGTCGCGGGGGTGCCGGTGCCGGAGGTAAGCGTCCTCTGTGGCGCGTACGGCGCGGTCCTGCTGGCGCTGGGGACGGCCACCGTCCACGGGACGACCGGCAAGCGGGCGGCCCTCGTCAGTGCCGTGCCCGCGGCGGTCGTGTTCGGCTACGGCTTCCGGGCGTTCGCCGCCGCCGAGACGCTGCTGCGCCAGTGGTACATCATCTGA
- a CDS encoding NADPH-dependent FMN reductase, with protein sequence MDDRPHVVAIAGSLREESRSRRALEHALDAAEAAGGTTELLDLRAFDLPMVDPDEDDPADAVALKEAVRAADAILLGTPVYHGSYSSPLKTALDYCGFDEFADKTVGLLAVAGGSFPITALDHLRSVCRSLDAWVIPHQAAVTRSGSAFADGEFVDEGLAERVATLGRRAVQYANIEPDPATFEGEENVGAVDR encoded by the coding sequence ATGGACGACCGACCACACGTCGTCGCGATAGCCGGTAGCCTCCGCGAGGAGAGCAGGTCGCGACGCGCGCTCGAACACGCCCTCGACGCGGCCGAGGCCGCGGGCGGGACGACGGAACTGCTGGACCTGCGGGCGTTCGACCTGCCGATGGTCGACCCGGACGAGGACGACCCGGCGGACGCGGTGGCGCTGAAGGAGGCGGTGCGGGCGGCCGACGCCATCCTCCTCGGGACGCCGGTGTACCACGGGTCGTACTCCTCGCCGCTGAAGACGGCGCTCGACTACTGCGGGTTCGACGAGTTCGCGGACAAGACGGTCGGCCTGCTCGCGGTGGCCGGCGGGAGTTTCCCGATCACGGCGCTGGACCACCTGCGGTCGGTCTGTCGCTCGCTGGACGCGTGGGTGATCCCGCATCAGGCCGCCGTGACGCGGTCGGGCAGTGCGTTCGCGGACGGCGAGTTCGTCGACGAGGGGCTGGCGGAGCGCGTGGCGACCCTCGGCCGGCGGGCGGTCCAGTACGCGAACATCGAACCGGACCCCGCCACCTTCGAGGGGGAGGAGAACGTCGGCGCGGTCGACAGGTAG
- a CDS encoding TIGR00266 family protein yields the protein MRYDIEKRPSYAVLDVTLAEGEAIETEPGAMMTRSAGVEPETNVGGDGGLTGAVKRAVSDERGLVDNAFIAGADGASVTLVPEHPGDVTGIDVGERGPVRSQSGSLLAWEPGVERSTELNDRSNLFSSGELTVLGLAGRGMAFVSSYGSMYEADVTPDDPLVVDEDHLVAWTAGLDLNRRKDGSLKSTVLGGEGFVTEFRGSGHVWLQTRNPVTFGPVRAEHEDDDDGPGLGDFV from the coding sequence ATGCGATACGACATCGAGAAGCGGCCAAGCTACGCGGTGCTCGACGTGACGCTCGCAGAGGGGGAGGCCATCGAGACGGAGCCCGGCGCGATGATGACGCGCTCCGCCGGGGTCGAACCCGAGACGAACGTCGGCGGCGACGGCGGCCTGACCGGCGCGGTCAAGCGGGCTGTCAGCGACGAGCGGGGGCTGGTCGACAACGCCTTCATCGCGGGGGCGGACGGCGCGTCGGTGACGCTCGTCCCGGAGCATCCCGGCGACGTGACCGGGATCGACGTGGGGGAGCGGGGGCCGGTCCGGTCGCAGTCCGGCTCCCTGCTGGCGTGGGAGCCCGGCGTCGAGCGCTCGACCGAACTCAACGACCGCTCGAACCTGTTCTCGTCCGGCGAACTGACGGTGCTCGGCCTCGCCGGCCGCGGGATGGCTTTCGTCTCCTCGTACGGGTCGATGTACGAGGCCGACGTGACGCCTGACGACCCCCTCGTGGTCGACGAGGACCACCTCGTCGCGTGGACCGCCGGGCTGGACCTGAACCGCCGGAAGGACGGCAGTCTCAAGTCGACGGTGCTGGGCGGCGAGGGCTTCGTCACGGAGTTCCGCGGCTCCGGGCACGTGTGGCTCCAGACCCGCAACCCGGTGACGTTCGGTCCGGTGCGGGCCGAACACGAGGACGACGATGACGGCCCCGGACTCGGCGACTTCGTCTGA
- a CDS encoding HhH-GPD family protein has product MSEADAPALPDDVDAVRAALVEWYEDDHREFPWRRTEDPYEILVSEVMSQQTQLSRVVEAWEAFLDRWPTAADLAAADRADVVGFWTDRSLGYNNRAKYLHEAARQIIEEREGEWPRDPDGLSELMGVGPYTANAVASFAFDNGDAVVDTNVKRVLYRAFDVPDDDDAFERVAGALMPPGESRVWNNAVMELGGVACEKTPACDEAGCPWREWCHAYGTGDFTAPDVPTQPEFEGSRRQMRGKVVSLLGEYDELTLDELGPRVRVDYNPDGDGEATREWLRGIVTDLEADGLVEFDADRGVARLAR; this is encoded by the coding sequence ATGAGCGAGGCCGACGCGCCGGCGCTGCCCGACGACGTCGACGCCGTCCGGGCGGCGCTGGTCGAGTGGTACGAGGACGACCACCGCGAGTTCCCCTGGCGGCGCACCGAGGACCCCTACGAGATACTCGTCTCCGAGGTGATGAGCCAGCAGACCCAGCTGAGCCGCGTCGTCGAGGCGTGGGAGGCGTTCCTCGACCGCTGGCCGACCGCCGCCGACCTGGCCGCCGCCGACCGCGCCGACGTCGTCGGCTTCTGGACCGACCGCTCGCTCGGCTACAACAACCGCGCGAAGTACCTCCACGAGGCCGCCCGACAGATAATCGAGGAGCGCGAAGGCGAGTGGCCCCGCGACCCGGACGGCCTCTCGGAGCTGATGGGCGTCGGCCCCTACACCGCAAACGCCGTCGCGAGCTTCGCGTTCGACAACGGCGACGCCGTGGTCGACACGAACGTCAAGCGCGTGCTGTACCGCGCGTTCGACGTGCCGGACGACGACGACGCGTTCGAGCGCGTCGCCGGGGCGCTCATGCCCCCGGGCGAGTCCCGCGTCTGGAACAATGCGGTCATGGAACTGGGCGGCGTCGCCTGCGAGAAGACGCCGGCCTGCGACGAGGCGGGCTGCCCGTGGCGCGAGTGGTGTCATGCCTACGGCACCGGCGACTTCACCGCGCCCGACGTCCCGACGCAGCCGGAGTTCGAGGGCAGCCGACGGCAGATGCGCGGCAAGGTCGTCTCGCTGCTGGGCGAGTACGACGAACTGACGCTGGACGAACTCGGCCCCCGCGTGCGCGTCGACTACAACCCGGACGGCGACGGCGAGGCCACCCGCGAGTGGCTCCGCGGCATCGTCACGGACCTCGAAGCCGACGGCCTCGTGGAGTTCGACGCCGACCGCGGGGTCGCCCGGCTCGCGCGCTGA
- a CDS encoding hybrid sensor histidine kinase/response regulator: MSSGDARDEGVPAEPIRVLHVDDDAAFAELVATHLDRELPAVEVLGERCADDGLARLRDEDVDCVVSDYDMPGADGIEFLAAVREEYPDLPFVLFTGQGSESVASEAISAGVMDYLEKGTGSDQYAVLANRVRNAVEHYRSERALERSRRRLSLFIEQSPLGVIEWNGDYEVVRANDTAQGILGYDDDGLAGRPVEAIVPEHEREEIRAVLDRLHEGRTDYRNVNENVTKDGELIICEWHNRVVTDDAGEVVTMFSQFQEVTERERHKRQLETLIKNLPGMVYRARNEAGWPMEFVSGECEDLTGYPAADLESGEVAYGDVVHPDDRERVWDTVQEAVASDEPFELTYRIRTRGGRRKWVWERGRAVRSRGGEVLAVEGFISDVTAQQERRRTVEALHEATRRSIAADSREAVADIMTDAAVDLLDCPHTGVHLYDEDRDELVPAAWTVVVDETVGDPPALGPGSLAWEAFEAGETRQYNDLRAVDGVANRDTNLRSELIVPLGSQGVMLVSSTDREAFDRDDRKLIELLAANTTAALEKASRERMLRRRERALKRENERLDRFTGVVSHDLRNPLNVAKGRLDDVRAERSIDGLDEVAAALSRMEDLIEDMLTLAREGRTVSDVEHVALGEVAEAAWRNVATDAAALAVETDRTVPADRSRLTQLFENLFRNAVEHSSTDADDEAADGREGAADGGSDVEITVGDLPGGFYVEDDGPGIHESERADVFDAGYSTSGDATGFGLSIVRDIAAAHGWDVAVTEGTAGGARFEFTDTEEGE; this comes from the coding sequence ATGAGTTCGGGAGACGCGCGTGACGAGGGGGTGCCGGCCGAACCCATCCGGGTCCTCCACGTCGACGACGACGCGGCGTTCGCGGAGCTCGTGGCGACCCACCTCGACCGCGAGCTCCCGGCGGTCGAGGTGCTCGGCGAGCGGTGCGCGGACGACGGGCTGGCCCGCCTGCGGGACGAGGACGTCGACTGCGTCGTGAGCGACTACGACATGCCGGGGGCCGACGGGATCGAGTTCCTCGCCGCGGTCCGGGAGGAGTACCCCGACCTGCCGTTCGTGCTGTTCACCGGGCAGGGGTCCGAGTCCGTCGCCAGCGAGGCCATCTCGGCCGGCGTCATGGACTACCTGGAGAAGGGCACCGGCAGCGACCAGTACGCGGTGCTGGCAAACCGCGTCCGGAACGCCGTCGAACACTACCGGTCCGAGCGCGCGCTCGAACGGAGCCGACGCCGCCTCTCGCTGTTCATCGAGCAGTCGCCGCTCGGCGTCATCGAGTGGAACGGCGACTACGAGGTCGTCCGGGCCAACGACACCGCCCAGGGGATCCTCGGCTACGACGACGACGGGCTCGCCGGCCGCCCTGTCGAGGCAATCGTGCCCGAACACGAACGCGAGGAGATCCGGGCGGTGCTCGACCGGCTCCACGAGGGTCGGACGGACTACCGGAACGTCAACGAGAACGTCACCAAGGACGGGGAACTGATCATCTGCGAGTGGCACAACCGCGTCGTCACGGACGACGCGGGCGAGGTGGTGACGATGTTCTCGCAGTTCCAGGAGGTGACCGAGCGCGAGCGACACAAGCGGCAACTGGAGACGCTGATCAAGAACCTCCCCGGGATGGTGTACCGCGCCCGGAACGAGGCCGGCTGGCCCATGGAGTTCGTCAGCGGGGAGTGCGAGGACCTGACCGGCTACCCCGCCGCGGACCTGGAGAGCGGCGAGGTGGCGTACGGCGACGTCGTCCACCCCGACGACCGCGAGCGCGTCTGGGACACGGTGCAGGAGGCGGTCGCCAGCGACGAGCCGTTCGAGCTCACGTACCGCATCCGCACCCGCGGCGGCCGCCGGAAGTGGGTGTGGGAGCGCGGCCGCGCCGTCCGCTCGCGGGGCGGCGAGGTGCTCGCCGTGGAGGGGTTCATCAGCGACGTCACCGCACAGCAGGAGCGCCGCCGGACCGTCGAGGCGCTCCACGAGGCGACGCGCCGGTCGATAGCCGCGGACTCCCGCGAGGCGGTCGCCGACATCATGACCGACGCCGCCGTCGACCTGCTCGACTGCCCCCACACCGGGGTCCACCTGTACGACGAGGACCGGGACGAACTGGTGCCCGCCGCCTGGACGGTGGTCGTCGACGAGACAGTCGGCGACCCGCCCGCCCTGGGGCCGGGCAGCCTCGCCTGGGAGGCGTTCGAGGCCGGCGAGACGAGGCAGTACAACGACCTCCGGGCCGTCGACGGCGTCGCGAACCGCGATACGAACCTCCGGAGCGAGCTCATCGTCCCGCTCGGGTCGCAGGGCGTCATGCTCGTCAGTTCGACCGACCGGGAGGCGTTCGACCGGGACGACCGCAAGCTGATCGAGTTGCTGGCCGCGAACACGACCGCCGCGCTGGAGAAGGCCAGCCGCGAGCGGATGCTCCGCCGGCGCGAGCGCGCGCTCAAGCGGGAGAACGAGCGGCTCGACCGGTTCACCGGCGTCGTCTCCCACGACCTGCGGAACCCGCTGAACGTCGCGAAGGGCCGGCTCGACGACGTGCGGGCGGAGCGGTCGATCGACGGGCTGGACGAGGTCGCCGCGGCGCTCTCCCGGATGGAGGACCTCATCGAGGACATGCTGACGCTCGCCCGGGAGGGCCGGACGGTCAGCGACGTCGAGCACGTCGCGCTCGGCGAGGTGGCCGAGGCCGCCTGGCGGAACGTCGCGACCGACGCCGCCGCGCTCGCGGTCGAGACGGACCGCACGGTCCCCGCCGACAGGAGCCGCCTGACCCAACTGTTCGAGAACCTGTTCCGGAACGCCGTCGAGCATAGCTCTACGGACGCCGACGACGAAGCGGCGGACGGCCGCGAGGGCGCGGCCGACGGCGGTAGCGACGTCGAGATCACCGTCGGGGACCTGCCGGGCGGGTTCTACGTCGAGGACGACGGGCCAGGCATCCACGAGAGCGAGCGGGCGGACGTGTTCGACGCCGGCTACTCGACGAGCGGGGACGCGACGGGGTTCGGGCTGAGCATCGTCAGGGACATCGCGGCGGCACACGGCTGGGACGTCGCGGTGACCGAGGGGACGGCCGGCGGGGCGCGCTTCGAGTTCACCGACACCGAGGAGGGGGAGTGA
- a CDS encoding aminotransferase class III-fold pyridoxal phosphate-dependent enzyme has product MDRHTAEPEVTEMPGERAREWADYHHEAAATTTYVYDFVWDITEDAEGPFCTDVDGNVLLDFTSHVAAAPLGYNNPKIEKKLAAFDVVDPLKIAGQDFYASGGWPPEDPEFPGPTQLMHRLTDLTDHYDMDTVFLSNSGAEAVENGIKVCYDHADGAKYAITFDGAFHGRTLGALSLNRSKEVYRRKFPEMAGVHDVPFCDDADCAPGTCDCGFFPGDADDPSVLRRKLDPERGHINPDEVAYLIMEPIQGEGGYRFPSDAFMQEVQAVCAEHDIPIIADEIQAGVGRTGEVWGSDHYAIEPDVITSAKGLRVGATIANEEMFPDERGRLSSTWGAGDVIAALQGVLTLDAIEEYDLMDNAVERGDQLKTRLREADGSVVTDVRGKGLLVAIDLDTKERRDDLQEAALKRGLLTLGCGYRTLRLLPPLDVTEREIDLGADVLLDAISDVAPTPRAGSE; this is encoded by the coding sequence ATGGATAGGCACACCGCCGAACCGGAGGTAACGGAGATGCCGGGCGAGCGCGCCCGCGAGTGGGCCGACTACCACCACGAGGCCGCCGCCACCACCACCTACGTCTACGACTTCGTCTGGGACATCACCGAGGACGCCGAGGGGCCGTTCTGCACCGACGTCGACGGCAACGTCCTGCTCGATTTCACGAGCCACGTCGCCGCCGCGCCGCTCGGCTACAACAACCCCAAGATCGAGAAGAAACTGGCGGCGTTCGACGTCGTCGACCCGCTGAAGATCGCTGGCCAGGACTTCTACGCCAGCGGCGGGTGGCCGCCCGAGGACCCCGAATTCCCCGGCCCGACGCAGCTGATGCACCGCCTCACTGACCTGACCGACCACTACGATATGGACACGGTGTTCCTGTCGAACTCCGGCGCGGAGGCGGTCGAGAACGGCATCAAGGTGTGCTACGACCACGCCGACGGCGCGAAGTACGCGATCACGTTCGACGGCGCGTTCCACGGCCGCACGCTCGGCGCGCTGTCGCTGAATCGCTCGAAGGAGGTGTACCGCCGGAAGTTCCCCGAGATGGCCGGCGTCCACGACGTGCCCTTCTGCGACGACGCCGACTGCGCGCCGGGGACCTGCGACTGCGGCTTCTTCCCCGGCGACGCCGACGACCCCTCGGTGCTGCGCCGGAAGCTGGACCCCGAGCGCGGGCACATCAACCCCGACGAGGTCGCGTACCTGATCATGGAGCCGATCCAGGGCGAGGGCGGCTACCGCTTCCCCAGCGACGCGTTCATGCAGGAGGTGCAGGCGGTGTGTGCCGAGCACGACATCCCGATCATCGCCGACGAGATTCAGGCGGGCGTCGGCCGCACCGGCGAGGTGTGGGGGTCCGACCACTACGCCATCGAGCCCGACGTGATCACCAGCGCGAAGGGCCTCCGCGTCGGCGCGACGATAGCGAACGAGGAGATGTTCCCGGACGAGCGCGGTCGCCTCTCCTCGACGTGGGGCGCGGGCGACGTGATCGCCGCCCTGCAGGGCGTGCTGACGCTGGACGCCATCGAGGAGTACGACCTGATGGACAACGCCGTCGAGCGGGGCGACCAGCTCAAGACGCGGCTCCGCGAGGCCGACGGGTCGGTCGTCACCGACGTCCGCGGGAAGGGGCTGCTCGTCGCCATCGACCTCGACACGAAGGAGCGCCGCGACGACCTGCAGGAGGCGGCGCTGAAGCGCGGCCTGCTCACGCTGGGCTGTGGCTACCGGACGCTCCGCCTGCTCCCGCCGCTGGACGTGACCGAACGGGAGATAGACCTCGGCGCGGACGTGTTGCTCGACGCGATTTCGGACGTCGCGCCGACCCCCCGCGCCGGCAGCGAGTGA